Proteins co-encoded in one Podospora pseudoanserina strain CBS 124.78 chromosome 7 map unlocalized CBS124.78p_7, whole genome shotgun sequence genomic window:
- a CDS encoding uncharacterized protein (EggNog:ENOG503P02Z; BUSCO:EOG09263W48; COG:S) — protein sequence MPLACRDPAFFFCRPSSPPSPGRSPSRPVTSVHLRPDIDYDSFCIPSNDFLYPKETESQFTMAKKRGRLQEALKSAISQQKQKPSQPQGPPSKKQKTSQNRPQQQQQSNKPKKKHHQPSQSAPIIPFAPTDTILLLGEADLSFSASLSSHHKCTALTSTVFEPSLPALQEKYPHVDKNISLLLSPPNAHPNSPPNNNKLLYNIDATKLSLKSQSFSRIIFNFPHIGGKSKDVNRQVRANQEMLVGFFRRALLHLAPRGKIIITLFEGEPYTLWNIRDLARHAGLEVERSFRFQAGAYPGYAHARTLGVVRNKKTGEVSERAWKGERRESRSFVFVRKGEGEKAGPGQGKNRKQEGEMPGQGQGRKRKQEEEESEEEEEEEFEGWGESGEEEEDADEEDEGSSGDEVDGDEREDGDEASDDETAPKETQG from the coding sequence ATGCCGCTTGCCTGCCGGGACccagccttttttttctgccgtccatcatctcctccgtctcccgGCAGATCGCCGAGTCGCCCCGTTACGTCCGTCCACCTCCGGCCCGATATCGACTACGACAGCTTCTGCATCCCATCCAACGACTTTTTATATCCCAAAGAAACTGAATCTCAGTTCACAATGGCTAAGAAACGCGGCCGCCTCCAAGAGGCCCTCAAATCAGCCATCTCccagcaaaaacaaaaaccatctcaacctcaaggTCCCCCCtcaaagaaacagaaaaccTCCCAAAATCgcccccagcaacaacaacaatccaATAAACCCAAGaaaaaacaccatcaaccctcccaatccgcccccatcatcccctttGCCCCAAccgacaccatcctcctcctagGCGAAGCCgacctctccttctccgcctccctatcctcccaccacaaaTGCACCGCCCtaacctccaccgtcttcgaaccttccctccccgccctccaagAAAAATACCCCCACGTCGACAAAaacatctccctcctcctatcccccccaaacgctcacccaaactccccaccaaacaacaacaaactccTCTACAACATCGACGCCACCAAACTctccctcaaatcccaaTCCTTCTCCCGCATAATCTTCAACTTTCCCCACATCGGCGGCAAGTCAAAAGATGTCAACCGACAAGTGAGAGCGAATCAGGAGATGCTGGTTGGTTTTTTCCGCCGGGCTCTACTTCATTTGGCGCCAAGGGGAAAGATTATCATCACgttgtttgagggggagcCGTATACCTTGTGGAATATCCGTGACCTGGCGCGACATGccgggttggaggtggagaggagttTCAGGTTTCAGGCGGGGGCGTACCCGGGTTATGCGCATGCTAGGacgttgggggtggtgaggaacaagaagacgggggaggtgagcgagagggcttggaagggagagaggagggagagcaggagttttgtttttgtgaggaagggggagggggagaaagcTGGACCAGGGCAGGGGAAGAATAggaagcaggagggggagatgcCTGGACAAGGgcaggggaggaaaaggaagcaggaggaggaggagagtgaggaagaggaggaggaggagtttgaggggtggggggaaagtggtgaggaggaggaggatgctgatgaggaggatgaagggtCGTCCGGTGATGAagtcgatggtgatgaaagagaagatggagatgaagccagtgatgatgagacaGCACCAAAAGAAACCCAGGGTTAA
- a CDS encoding uncharacterized protein (EggNog:ENOG503PYNB), whose translation MVKFTTAVSLIALTMAPAALGKNCKGSLMYCGRGLLNKGNYYDQIIEALQGSGQPTDSAHVNNSLFFCKSDGNIIFQAFCQTSGCINGGADHSDYC comes from the exons ATGGTCAAATTCACCACGGCCGTCTCCCTTATCGCCCTCACCATGGCCCCGGCCGCTCTTGGCAAAAACTGCAAGGGTAGCCTGATGTACTGCGGACGCGGACTGCTCAACAAGG GCAACTACTATGACCAAATCATCGAGGCTCTCCAGGGCTCTGGCCAGCCGACTGATTCTGCCCATGTCAATAACTCCTTGTTCTTTTGCAAGAGTGATGGAAACATCATTTTCCAGGCCTTTTGCCAGACTAGCGGGTGCATCAATGGTGGTGCTGATCACAGTGATTACTGCTAG
- a CDS encoding uncharacterized protein (EggNog:ENOG503NZY6; COG:S): MDIEQHRSHLASPITNSHPTLSFPTPTSFTSTPIQRKVVIHEMPSKSVNNMNVQHSFSSVADALEAEDTMSDIIPQQPSTSTRAAPTSTRARGGRGRGGSRGGRGRGGKSSQPKAPAGRGRRQKLYEDSRVQAAHERAQELKQAWGVLSKLVKPAAQEIADRSINQLLEDPGVVERVPEFDVAQKFLKQRYEDTLSQNDRILEMSRQMAQRVYEGEVEAARASYARQVEEMQEERLGELLQQLDRLEHQYNLKLPVDYPPPRDESYTYKSITMAERDAQGVFHEERDGVEVPFPGTKLRDLMVKPPTMPLESLKRKADGQPDGQPASKLLQAAKDEDAMRQLPRHTAGLLGAAEALEDTVATPPDSASNAATPLPEPAGDIAEVRGQRRTSAEPNPADGPELPLPRGALDPDEYGVRLIVRRNNKAENPNNRIMVPNLFEWDDLDIGFRDSTNSAEKGATKARRGKYWQKPNSNYMFIDRRVGIWDSTEAAGELPEAEVKKHNLHPKYGIFLPSSTNLQESPKPVVDPWKPVVLVPPNGELIHASRTIPAAKADRTFSKLEAKLEGKKKFSALLSHICEQEGVEGEEITPSAEEIEGLRREELAARGMDPNMVYQPSPAPPTPAPEPEPEPTLEQAAGFGQFADDMLRAAAVLEDDEARDLAREREEEAARTVKSAASKPYDAVRDALGFDSSSVPEDTTGLDVLAHIAIREHEATAHIDPRIYNPMQVDGLARDHRQYGSHVDYQPSEYPPPPEEYHGPPMSEGYHGLSMPGHYASEPARGDFLRTALNPQSPVYPPPPAPPQDYPASQLSGGRTPFAPQGQGVGLPALRPMRSLLNDSPPPPEQHSPVPQHGNIVMTNSGAFYSVGPSRPFHNGYSVPEPQHHLQPLMPAPGPGPLQAPPMAGPPGTQQLAPRPPSPSTAYPVSPPYHTPIAPAPAPGVHAPILPAATQPPMQSSHSRPGSSSASAPPLASAAGSAASSKYRKLEPAPTPPHRMTYSANGQELRTVQFDYREAIKDYSAVEAPPRSGPTQIRGWTHQNIRKGPKPSSSRGDTNANPPNADESA, from the exons ATGGACATTGAGCAGCACCGCTCACACCTGGCATCGCCCATTACAAATTCTCACCCaactctctcttttcccaCACCTACTTCTTTTACCTCGACTCCCATACAACGGAAAGTCGTCATTCATGAGATGCCATCCAAATCCGTCAACAACATGAACGTGCAGCATAGCTTCTCCTCTGTTGCCGATGCCCTAGAGGCTGAAGACACCATGTCTGATATCATCCCACAGCAACCTTCGACTTCCACCCGCGCCGCCCCAACCAGTACCCGAGCTCGTGGAGGTCGCGGTCGTGGCGGCTCCCGCGGAGGCAGAGGTCGTGGTGGCAAGTCATCACAACCGAAAGCTCCCGCCGGTCGCGGTCGTCGTCAGAAACTTTATGAGGACAGCAGAGTACAAGCTGCCCACGAGAGAGCGCAGGAGCTGAAGCAGGCCTGGGGCGTGCTCTCCAAGTTAGTCAAGCCAGCAGCCCAAGAGATCGCCGACAGGTCGATCAATCAGCTTCTTGAAGACCCTGGTGTCGTTGAGAGAGTACCCGAATTCGACGTCGCTCAAAAGTTCCTGAAGCAGCGATACGAAGACACGCTCAGCCAGAATGATCGAATTCTCGAGATGAGCCGTCAGATGGCCCAGCGTGTTTATGAAGGCGAGGTCGAAGCAGCCAGAGCTTCATATGCC CGCCAGGTGGAAGAGATGCAGGAGGAGCGTCTCggtgagcttcttcaacagctcGACCGTCTCGAACACCAATACAACCTCAAACTTCCCGTCGAT TATCCTCCGCCACGTGACGAGAGCTACACCTACAAGTCCATCACAATGGCCGAGAGAGATGCCCAAGGAGTCTTTCATGAGGAACgcgatggtgttgaagtcCCCTTCCCTGGTACTAAGCTTAGAGATCTTATGGTCAAGCCGCCCACCATGCCCCTGGAGTctttgaaaagaaaagccgATGGCCAACCAGACGGTCAGCCAGCTTCGAAGCTCCTTCAAGCCGCCAAGGACGAGGATGCCATGCGTCAGTTGCCACGCCACACGGCTGGCCTTTTGGGTGCAGCTGAAGCGCTCGAAGATACTGTCGCCACCCCGCCAGATTCCGCCTCCAATGCTGCCACGCCGCTGCCCGAGCCTGCCGGAGACATTGCTGAGGTGCGCGGGCAGCGCCGAACTTCCGCTGAGCCCAACCCCGCCGACGGACCCGAACTGCCCCTTCCGCGCGGAGCTCTCGACCCGGATGAGTACGGCGTTCGCCTCATTGTACGCCGCAATAACAAGGCTGAGAACCCCAATAACCGCATCATGGTACCAAACCTTTTTGAGTGGGACGATCTCGATATTGGTTTCCGCGATTCGACCAACTCTGCTGAGAAGGGCGCCACCAAAGCTCGTCGCGGCAAATATTGGCAGAAGCCCAACTCCAACTACATGTTCATCGACCGTCGTGTGGGAATTTGGGATTCCACTGAGGCTGCTGGCGAGCTTCCTGAAGCCGAGGTGAAAAAACACAATCTTCACCCAAAGTACGGCATCTttttgccctcctccaccaatcTCCAAGAGTCGCCCAAACCTGTCGTCGACCCATGGAAACCGGTCGTGCTGGTTCCCCCAAATGGGGAGCTTATCCACGCGTCTCGGACCATCCCAGCTGCGAAAGCCGACCGAACCTTCAGCAAGCTCGAGGCAAAGCtggaagggaagaaaaagtTCTCAGCCTTGCTCAGCCATATTTGTGAGCAAGAaggagttgagggggaggagatcaCTCCGTCAGCGGAGGAGATTGAAGGGTTGCGGCGagaggagctggcggcgaGGGGCATGGACCCCAACATGGTGTACCAGCCCTCGCCGGCGCCACCCACTCCCGcgcccgagcccgagcccgagcccaCGCTGGAGCAGGCGGCTGGCTTTGGCCAGTTCGCCGATGACATGCTCCGTGCTGCGGCGGTTctggaggacgacgaggcgCGAGACCTCGCGCGCGAGcgtgaggaagaagctgctCGGACGGTGAAGAGCGCCGCTTCCAAACCGTACGACGCGGTGCGGGACGCGCTCGGGTTCGACAGCTCCTCGGTCCCGGAGGATACCACTGGCCTGGATGTTCTCGCACACATTGCGATCCGAGAACATGAGGCAACGGCCCACATCGACCCTCGGATTTACAATCCGATGCAGGTCGATGGTCTGGCACGCGACCATCGCCAGTATGGTTCGCACGTTGACTACCAGCCCAGTGAGTATCCTCCGCCGCCCGAGGAGTACCATGGTCCACCGATGTCTGAGGGCTATCATGGGCTGAGTATGCCCGGTCACTATGCCAGTGAGCCGGCCAGAGGAGATTTTCTCCGTACGGCACTGAATCCCCAGTCGCCGGTAtaccctccaccacctgccccgCCACAAGACTACCCGGCTAGCCAACTTTCTGGCGGTAGGACACCGTTTGCACCCCAAGGGCAAGGTGTAGGCTTACCAGCCTTACGTCCTATGCGCAGCCTATTGAACGACAGTCCGCCCCCTCCTGAGCAGCATAGTCCAGTTCCTCAACACGGCAACATAGTGATGACGAACAGCGGCGCCTTTTACTCAGTCGGGCCTAGTCGTCCTTTTCATAACGGCTATTCCGTACCGGAGCCTCAGCACCATCTACAGCCTCTGATGCCCGCTCCTGGTCCTGGACCTCTCCAGGCACCACCCATGGCTGGCCCGCCTGGCACGCAGCAGCTCGCACCTCGCCCTCCTAGCCCCTCGACTGCATATCCAGTTTCGCCACCCTATCATACACCGATTGCACCAGCTCCGGCGCCGGGTGTTCATGCCCCTATTCTTCCCGCGGCTACTCAACCTCCCATGCAGTCATCTCACTCTCGACCTGGAAGCTCCTCTGCCTCGGCCCCTCCCCTTGCTTCCGCTGCCGGTTCAGCAGCGTCGTCTAAATACCGTAAGCTAGAACCTGCGCCGACGCCACCTCATCGTATGACCTACTCGGCCAACGGGCAAGAGCTGCGTACTGTACAGTTCGACTATCGTGAGGCTATCAAGGACTATTCTGCTGTAGAAGCTCCCCCTAGAAGTGGTCCAACACAGATTCGTGGATGGACTCACCAAAACATCCGCAAGGGCCCCAAGCCGAGCTCCTCCCGCGGCGATACCAACGCTAACCCGCCAAACGCTGACGAATCCGCCTAG